The window GGATCTGTGAGGGGCAGTCGCTCGACGTCGCCTTCGAGCACCGCGACGACGTCACGACCGACGAGTACATCACGATGGTCGAGCAGAAGACGGCCGTTCTCTACGCCGCCGCGGCCCGCATCCCGGCGATCCTGCTCGGCGCGGACGACGAGACGACCGAGGCGCTCCGCCAGTACGGGCTCGACATCGGCCGGGCGTTCCAGATCCGCGACGACGTGCTCGATCTCACTGTTCCGAGCGAGCAGCTCGGCAAGCAGCGCGGCAGCGACCTCGTCGAGGGCAAGCGCACCGCCGTCACGCTCCACGCCAGCGAGCACGGCGTCGACCTCGACGACCTCGTGGTGGCCGAGACGCCCGCGGCGGTCACCGAGGAGGAGGTCGACGCCGCGGTCGCCGAACTCGACGCCGCGGGCAGCATCGAGTACGCCCGCACCCTCAGCCGCGACCTCGTCGACCGCGGGAAGTCCCACCTCGAAGTCCTCCCCGACAACGAGGCCCGCCGCCTGCTCGCTGGCGTCGCGGAGTACCTGATCGAGCGCGGGTATTAGATCCCCACGCTCCCACCTTTTGCTGCGGTCGCTCGCGTTGCTCGCTCCCTGGCAAAATGTGGATCAAAAGCGCGTCGGGTTCCCGCCGGTCACCCTCGCGCCCGCTCGTTCGCCGTCGGCTCACTCGCGGTGGGATCACTAACCGCTCCGCAACCGCATAGCGCCGCCTCCGTCGAAGCCCTCGCGCCTACGGCGCTCGCCCTTCATCCACCAGGGACCGCTCCGCGCCACCGCCGCCAACCGCACCGCTGTCGCGGCCGTACCGCTCCGCACCGCCGGCTGCGCGGCGACTGCCGACTCCAGAGACGACCATTGCAAACAAATCTCAATCCGTCGGTTTTCGGGTGATTCGGACCGGGAATGAAAAGGAACTTACCCGACGGCCGAGACGGAGTTCGCATGAAGGCTATCGTGCTCGCCGGCGGGTATGCGACCCGACTCTGGCCGATCACCAAACACCGGCCCAAGATGTTCCTCCCCGTCGGTGACACCGTCGTCATCGACCGGATCTTCGAGGAGCTCGAAGCCGACGAGCGGATCGAGGAGGTCTACATCTCGACCAACGAGCGCTTCGCCGAGGAGTTCGAGGCCCACGTCGAGGAACGGGGCTTCGAGAAACCCACGCTCTCGATCGAGGACACCACGGGCGAGGACGAGAAATTCGGGGCGGTCGGCGCGCTCGCCCAGCTCATCGACCGCGAGAACGTCGACGACGACCTCCTCGTGGTCGCGGGCGACAACCTCCTCAGCTTCTCGCTCGGCGACTTCATCGACGACTTCGAGGAGCGCACCGAACCCACGATCGCGGCCTACGACGTCGGCTCGCGCGAACGCGCCAAGTCCTACGGTCTCGTCGAACTCGACGGCGATCGGGTCGTGGACTTCCAGGAGAAACCCGAGGACCCCAACTCCACGCTGGTCTCGATCGCGTGCTACGCCTTCCCCGCCGACGCGCTCGTGCTCGATGAGTACCTCGCGGACGACAACAACCCGGACGAGCCGGGCCGGTTCGTCCAGTGGCTCCGGGGCCAGCGCGACGTCTACGCCTACACCTTCGACGGCGCGTGGTTCGACATCGGCACGCCCGAGAGCTACCTCGACACCGTCGCGTGGGCGATCGACGGCGATTCGTCCATCGCGTCCGACGCCACCGTCGAGAACAGCGAGATCGGGTCGGGCGTCCACGTGATGCCGGGTGCCACCGTCAAGAACTCGACCCTCGAACACTCGGTGGTCTTCCCCGAGGCCACCGTCGAGGACTGTACGGTTCGCGACTCGATCCTCGACAAACACGTCGACGTCGCCGGGGTCGACCTCACCGGCGCGCTCGTCGGCGAGCACACCGTGATCCCGAACGACGAGTAACGGGATCCGGTGGATTCTTTTCCCGACGGGCCGTTCTCGCGATATGGCATCACGCAAAACGAAGGTCGCATTCGGCCTCGGTGTCCTGCTCGCCGCCTCGTTCGCGATCCACTACGCCCTGTTCGGCGCGCTGCCGCTCGGCAAACCGTCGATGCTCGACGACGAGTAACTATCCGAACGACTACCCGAGCCGCGCGTCGGTGACCCGGAGCCGACCGCGCGTCCCGTCCCACTCGGTCTCGTAGTCGAGTTCGATCGGACGCGCCATGTGCGGCCCGTCGGTCACCAACGTCTCGAACTCCCCGCCCTCGCCGAGCACGTGGACCCCGTACTCCTCGTGAAGGGCTTGGAGGTCGTCGAACGCTTCTTCGTCGAGCACGCGCCCGAGCCACGACTCGTCGAGGCCACGGGCCGCGACCTGTACCACTCGGATCTCGAAGCCCGCATCGAGCATCGCGTCGGCGAGCTCGCGCGGGTCGCGCCCCCAGAGCGGGGCGAACAACTCGATGCCGAGCCGGTCGCACATCCCCTGGATCCGGCTCGTCTGGAACTCGCTCTCGACCGCCCCCGCGGTGACCCCCGCGAGGTCCCCATCCATGGTGAGGTCGCGGAGGGCGCGTTCGAGGGGTTCGAGTTCGGCGTCGCCGCGCGCACCGGACTCCTCGATGCCCCGCCCCGCCTCGTCCGGGTCGACCTCGACGAGTTCGATCCCGATACTCTCGGCCGCGAGCCGCGCGAGCCGCGTCTCGGGCACGTGATACATGTACGAGCCGTCGTCGGGATGCACCGTCAGGAGCCGCTCGACCGGCAGGTCGGTTTCGAGCGCGCGGTAGAGCGCCCACGAGGAGTCCTTGCCGCCGGAGAACAAGCTCACCCACGCCTCCGTCATGGGCTTCGTACCGCGGCGAGGGCTAAACCCACGTCGGTCGACCGGCGTCGGGCGCGACATCGGTCGCCAACCCGGAAGGTTAAGACCGTCGGGCCGAGTATTGGGGGAAATGAGCCGTCATCGCGCCGGCAAGCGCCCGTGGCTCGCCGCGGTGCTCGCGGTCATCTACCCGGGGCTGGGCCACCTCTATCTCCGGCGGTGGTTCCGGGCGCTCGCGTGGTTCCTCCTGGTGTTTCTCACGGTCCAGATCACGCTCCCTCCGTCGGCGCTCCCCGAGTCGGGGGAGTTCAGCATCGAGGCGGTGCTGGCGGCGAGCCAGGCGCTCCCGATCGAAGCCACGTTCGCGCTCCTCGTGCTCACGATCCTCAACATCGCCGACGCCTACTACCTCGCCCGCCAGCGGAGCACGGAGGCCGCGGGGCGAAGCGAACCGATGGAGACGATCCAGGGTGCCGTAGGCGACGATTCGACGGGCGACGAGTCCCCGGACCACTGTCCCCACTGCGGCCGCACGACCGACACCGACCTCGATTTCTGCCAGTGGTGCGGCGAACCGCTCGACACCGAGCCCGCGTGACCCGCGGGCGTGGAGTAGAAGTTCGCCGAGGTCTTTAACGACCCATGGGCTACGCCTGTCCGGTCTGTGAGACGCCCCAGGCCGACGCGCACCACCTCGCCAACCACCTCGCGTTCACCGCGTTGCTCGGCGACGACGACCACGAAGCCTGGCTCGACGAGCACACGCCCGGCTGGGACGAGGCGGGCGAGGACGAACTCGCCGAACGGGTGCTCGCGGAGGCCAAGGAGGTCGAGTTCCCGCAGGTCTTCGAGGACACCACTGATGACCACGACCACAATCACGACCATCACGACCACGACGAGCCTCGACCCGGCGAGCTCTTCGACGACGAGCCACCGATGGCGGGCGGTCGCGGACCCGACGAGGGCCGCGGCCCCGGTGGAGAGGTCGACCCCGAGACGGCCGAGGCGCTCCGGAAGGCTCGGGAGCTGACCCGCGACGACGACGAAAGCGAGTAGTTCCCTCGGGGTTCAGTCCCGCCATGCACACCCAGGGACGGTTCTCGCCGGCGACCGCCGAGCAGGCGCACGAACGCTACGACGACCTCGGACCGACCGCCCAGACCGCCGTCCGGGAGGCCGCGACCGCGATGGAGTTCGAGAAGGACGAGTACGACGACCGCGTGACGAGCGAGGTAGTCGAGCGGGTCCGGAACGCGCTGTTCGCGAGCGAGCTCGAAGTCAGGGTCGGGGACCGCGAGGAGTTCGACGACTGGCTGGCGGACCACCCCGACTACGAGTCCCACGTCATCGGGAACGAGAACGTCGACCGGGTGGCCTGGCACGCCGCGCCGTTCGCCGACACCGTCGCGGCGGCGACGTTCGCCAACCGAGAGCGCGCTGCGGTCGAGACCCTCCGCCGCCAAGCCTTCGGCCGCATCTACCGCGACCTCTTCTAAACTTCTTCTCTGTATCCCGAATCCCGTCTTCTCTGTGACCAGTCTAAGGTGTGGTCTTGACCGAGGTCCGTAGCTCCGATTACAAGTCCTGATGCAAACGAGAGACCGCACCCGCAACCGCCCCGCGACAGCCACATACCTCCCCAGCCGACTGCGCTCCTCGATCGCTCGGCTCACGGCTCACTTCGTTCGCCGTTCGCGCGTTCGGTGGTGTTCACTTCGTTCACACCACCCATCGCTCCTTGCGGTGCTCATCCCTCGTACAGTGCTCGCGGTCGGTGCTCACTGTCGTTCGCACACGACCGCGAGCGCGCGCCACCGCGGACCGTGAAGCTGAAGATTTCGATGTGGAGATACGAACCGGGACCTCAGGCCGAGAGTTGGTCCTGATTCACGCGGTAGATCGTCACCGCGTCCCACCGTTTTTCGACGCTGACGCCGTCGAGGCCGCTGAAGTCCACGTCACCGTAGGCGAGGCGTTCGTTCGGGCCGACGTAGATGTAGCGGACGTCGTACTCGTCGAGGAGCCGGGCCCGTTGGGCGGGGGTACCCTCGTAGATGGTCCGGACGTCGTCGACCCGCTCGAAGTAGGCCGCCTCGCCGCGGTAGCCGACCTCGTGGTCCCAGCCGACGACCGTCGGGACCCCGGTGAGGCTCGACGGCGCGTTGACCCAGTGGTAGTCCGTGAGCGCCTCCTCGTCGTTGCAGTAGCACGACGGCACCGAGACGATGGTCGGCTGGCCCGGGCGGGCGTCGAGCCACTCGATCGCGTCGGCCTCCTCGGGGTGAGTGGTCGAGACGAACGCCAGCGCGTCGATCGTCGGGTCGTCGACCTGCGAGACGCTCTCGGTGCTCGTGAAGTGAGCCGTGAGTGCGAACGCACCGTAGACCGACGCCAGGACGACGACGAGGCCGACCAGAACGCGGCCCGCGAGTCGCCAGCGCCCCGTCAGCGCCTCGCGGGCGGCCGTCGCGTCGGGGCGGTGGGCGTCGACGAGCCACGCACCGACCGCGCCCGCCGCGACCGCGAACAGCATCCAGACCTGGGCGTAGGTCTTGAAGACGGTGTTGAGCCGGCCCGGCCCCGCGTTGCCCTGGATGTAGACGAACTCCACGAGCAGGAGGACCCCGACTCCGGCCACGATCAGCACCGTCTCGAAGCCGACCGCGGGGAGTGGGTCGGCATCGGTCCGAACGCCGCCGTCGGACTCCGTCGGTCGGCGGTCGTCCGTGACGGTCGACGACGGGGACCGTCCGGTGTCGTGCCGGTGGACGAGCACCAACCAGCCGACGACGAGGAGCGGGGCGAGGAGCGCGAGCGCGGCGGCGTCGGCGAGCCACGCCACCGCGACCAGCCCGAGGATCCCGACGAGCACGGCCTGCGTGGTGGCCGTATCGAGCAGCCGTCGCCCGCGGTCGAGGAGGTAGGGGACGAACAGCGCGAGGAACGCGCCGTGGACGAGGAGGAGCGCGCCGAGCGGGCTGCGGTCCGGGAGGAACGCGACCGCGCGACCGCTGGCGGAGTCGAGCCAGAACGGAAACGACCACGCGATGCCGACGACGAGGACGACGGCCGCGACGACGAGCGCGACACCGGTTCGGAGTGCCTCGCGCTCGACTCGCGACCCACCCGTGGGGAGTCGGTCGCCGACCCGCGGGACCAGGGTTCGGGGATCGCTATCGGCGAACGTCATCGCGAGCCAGCCGACCCCGACTGAGGTGGGGAAGCTCCAGGTGTTGACCACCGTGAGGAGGCCGACGATTGGGGGCACGGCACCGAAGACGAGGAGCCGACGTCGGCGAAGCGCGGCTTCGGGGGTACGGTAGTAGGCGAACCAGCACGCGGCGGCGAGCAGCAGGAACGGCGTGCTCAGCATGTGGGCGTGGAGGTCGCCGTTGAGCCACGCGAACAGCGGGAACTCGTTGATCGCGCCCGGGATCACCCGGCTGGCGTCCCAGTAGCTGAACGCGCCGGGCGACGCCGCGAGCCCGGCGAGTTCGACGTCGAGCCGAGCGGCGACGGCCTGCGCGAGCCCGTCGGGCAGGACGAGCAGCACGGCACGGCCGGGGGTTTCGAGGTTGCTGGCGAAGCCGACGAAGAAGGCCGCGAGCGCGCCCGCGACCGGGGCCGACCGACCGCGAGCCGCCGCGACCGCCCCCGCGAGACCGTAGGCCGCCGTCACGACCGCTCCGAAGAAGCCCGCGAGCGCGAGGTTGTAGGCGTAGCGTGCGGGGGTGAACGTGACCTTCATCAGCAGCGCCGTCAGCAGGTGGCCGCCGTAGTAGTACTGGACGGGTTCGCCCGCGAACCAGAAGTCCTCCGGCGGGAGTGCCTGCGTCCGAAGCAGGGACTTGAGCAGCCCGAAGTCGAGGAACTTCTCGCCGCCGCTCGGGTGTACCGCGGGGTCGACGGCCCGGATCGCGACCACGAACAGGAACGCGCCCGCGAACACGACGACCGGTCCGACGAAGCGGCGGAGCTCGAAGTCGGTGCGGTCGAGGCCGCGGAGCGAGAGTGCGGAGAGACCGACGAGGACGAGGAGGCCGGCGACGAGGCCCGCGTCGAGCGAGAGGTGGCCGACCCAGTAGGCCACGACGCCGACGACCGTGAGCGAGAGCGGGATCGAGAGCGTCGCCCCGCGGTCGGGGAACCCACGGAAGAGGCGGACGGCGAGCGGGAGGGCGACCACCCCGAGACCGAGGAAGACGACGAGCCAGAGCGCCACCGGACCGTACTCCATAGCGACACCGGGGAACCGGCGTATATCCGTCTTGTGGGATTCGGTCGTCCCCCGTTTCGAACCCCTTTTACCCGCGCCGTCGGTGCCTCCTGCATGCAGCGGTCCGTCGGGGTCGTCGTGCCGGCCTACCGGCCCGACGTCGAGCGACTCGTCGAGTACGTCGATAGGATAGCCGAGCGGCTCTCGCCGGCGACGATCCGGGTCGAACTCGATGCCCCGCGCTCGGAGGTCGTCGCGGCGCTCGCCGACACGCCCGCGACGGTCGCCACGGCTCCCTATCGCCGCGGGAAGGGCCGCGCGATCACCGCCGGCTTCGAGGCGCTCGACACCGACGTGCTCGCGTTCGCCGACGACGACGGCAGCACGCCCGCCGACTCGTTCGCGGCGGTGGTTCGACCGGTTGTGGAGGACGAGGCCGACCTCGCGGTCGGGTCGCGCCGCCATCCGGATTCGCCGATGGGCCACCACCGGACGTTCGGCCGACGGCGGCTGGGCGACGCGTTCGCGTGGCTCGCCCGCCGCCTCGTCGAGCCGAGCCTCTACGACTACCAGTGCGGCGCGAAGGCCGTCTCGCGGGCCGCGTGGAACGAACTCCGCGAACACCTCTACGAACCGGGCTTCGCCTGGGACGTCGAACTCGTCGCGATCGCGGGCGCGCTCGGCCAGCGCGTCGTCGAGGTTCCTGTCGAGTGGCACGACCAGCCCGACTCGACGGTCTCGCCGGTCGGCACCTCGCTCGCGCTCGCCCGCGGCGTGCTCGCCGCGCGGCATCGTGCGGGGCTGATCCACGAGAGTCGGCTCCACGGCGCGATCGACGCCCGGCGGGCCGAGCAGTCGAGGCTCGTCGAAACCCACGGACCGGACCGACCATGACCCGCCGGGAGTCGCGGTCGTGAGCCCGTCCGGGCCGCTGACCGCCCTCCGAGCACGGCTCGATGGCGGCGGTCGGCTCTCCCAGCGCGCACTCGCGTTGCTGTCGGCGGTGCGGTTCGGGAAGTTCGTCTCGGTAGGCGTCGTCGGCGCGGTCTTCGACGTCACGACCTCGACGGTCCTCCGCGAGCTCGGGGTGTTCCCCGAACTCGCCGTCTTCATCGGTATCGAGGTCTCCATCGTCGTGATGTTCCTGCTGAACGACGTCTGGACGTTCTCGGGCGAGCGGACGGGTGGCGGGTTCGCACGCCTCCGACGGTTGGTGCGCTCGAACCTCGTCCGCACGGGTGGCATCCTCGTCCAGCTCGTGACCTTCCACGTGCTCTATCGGATCGTCGCGGTCCAGCTCACCCTCCTCGGGATCGACGGCTGGTTCGTGGTCTCGAAGCTCGGCGGGATCGGGCTCGGGATGGTCGTCAACTACGTCGCCGAGAGCCTGTTCACGTGGCGTGTTCACAGGGGCACCGAGGATAAGTGAATCACAACCCTTAACCAGCAAACTCGGTTACGAAGAGATAGCGGGATAGGATAGCCAGGAGATTCCGGCGGGCTCATAACCCGCAGACCGGTAGTTCAAATCTACCTCCCGCTACGTTTCTCGAATCCAACTCATGAGCGAGGAGCGCCGCGACGAGCGAGTGCTGGATTCGAGAACGGGCGACGAGTAGATTTGAAGCAGACGACGAGCGACCAGCGGGAGTGACGTCGGCGTGGTTCAAATCTACCGGCCCCCACCTTTTGCTGCGCTCGTTCACTTCGTTCACTCGCTGGCAAAATGTGGATCAAAAGTCTCCTCCTTCCACCGGAAGAGCTTCGCTCTTCCGTGCTCTCGCTCGCCTTCGGCTCGCGAGAACTGCGGTCAGTCGTCGGCCCGCTCGCTCCCTTCGGTCGCTCGCGGTGCAACCACTAACCTTACCGCACCGCCACGCACAGCACCGCCGAAGCCCTCGCTCGTTTCACTCGCTCACCCTTCATCCACCAGGGCCGCATCCGTCACCGCGACCGCACTGCGGCTACAGCCGCATCACCACTATCCTTCCAATTCGGTGAAGTAGTCCGTCAGACCGACGCGTCGACACCCAACTCGTCGAGCAGTGTTTCCGCAGCGGCGGCCGACGACCCCGGTCCACGGGCGGTGACGAGGTCGCCGTCGACGGTCACACTGGTATCGGCATCGAGTTCGGCATCCCAGTTCCCGCCGGCGGTCTTCGCCTCGTCCTCAACCCAGTAGGGAAGCTTCCGCCCGTCGGGCATTCGATCCTGGTCGTCGACGATGCCCTCCTCCCACTCGTTCGGGAAGCCAGTCACGTCGCGGCCGTCGACGAGGAAGTCCTCGTCGTCGGTACGGGTGAATCCGAGCAGGCCGACCGCGTGACAGACCACGAGCGCCGTCCCGTCCTCGCCGGCGACCGCGTTCGCGAGCAGGTCGCGGGCGTGACGGTCCTGGTTGACGTCCCATTCGGTGCCGTGACCGCCGGGGAACACCACGGCGTCGTAGTCGGCGGCGTCGACCGACGCGACCGGGCTCGGGTCGTTGAGCCGTTCGTCCGTTTCGTCGACCTCGCGGACCCACGCCGCGGTCTCCTCGCCGACCTCCTCGGGGTCGGCCGAGCGCTCGTCCATGACCGGTGGGTCGCCGCTCGGCGTCGCCACCGTCACCTCGACGCCCGCGTCGTCGAGCGTCGTGAGCGGTTCGATACATTCCTCGCCCCAGTAGCCCTCCTCGCTGACGACGAACAGTGCGGTTGTCATCGCTACTGGCTACTCTCTCCGGACCGAAAAGCCCCGTGCCGTGCGGTCGAAGGTAGTTCTACCCGTCGCCCTGCGGGTCGACGATGACGACCTCGCCGTCCTCGACGTCGACGTTGATCAGCGTCTTCACGTTGTACTGGCCGTCCTCGAGTTCGTTGCCGCCGCCGACCTTCTTGATCACCGCGACGACGTCGGCGACCTCCGCGCCGATCTCCTCCAGTGCCCCGGTGATGCCCCGAAGGGTACCGCCCGTCGAGAGCACGTCGTCGAGCAGGAGGACCTTGTCGCCCGGGTCGACGTCGTTGACGTACATCTCGTTCTCGGAGTAGCCCGTGACCTGCGAGAGCGCGACCTCGCCGTCGAGACCGTACTGGCGTTTCCTGACGACGACCAGCGGGATGTCGGTCATCAGCGAGACCGCCGTCGAGAGGTGGATCCCCATCGCCGCGGGCGTGACGATCTTGTCGACGTCGACGTCGGCCTTCCGGATGATCTTGATCACGATCTCGCGGAGGAGGCTGGGTTCGAGCATCGGCACGCCGTCGCTGATCGGGTGGACGAAGTAATGATAGCCGTCCTTTTCGATGATGGGTGCCTCACGCAGCGACTCCGCGAGCTGGTTCATGCTCCGGGTATAGCCAGTCGTCGCTAAAGCCTGACGGTCCATCCGGCGAACCCCCCTTTGGGGACGGCTCGACACGCTCGAAACCATCGAGACGGGACGACTCGTGAATAGTACCTAGTCGACCACAATAAACATATGTTCTGGAGCGCGTTGGTTCGAGCATGTCTTCGTCGGATGATGTGAGAGGACCGATTCGTGTTCTTCACGTCGACGACGAACCGGGCTTTTGCGAACTGGTCGGGCTGTTCCTCGAACGCGAACACGACGCGATCGAGGTGACGACGGCGACGAGCGCCGAGGCGGGGCTCGAACGGTTCGACGCGGCCGACGAGCCCGTTGATTGCGTCGTGAGCGATTACGATATGCCGGGGATGAACGGGCTCGACTTCCTCGAACGCGTTCGGGAGTCGAACCCGGACCTCCCGTTCGTACTGTTCACCGGGCGCGGCAGCGAGGAGATCGCGAGCGAGGCCATCACCGCCGGTGTCAACGAATACGTGGAGAAACGCCACGGCACCGAACAGTACGCCCTCCTCGCCAACCGTATCGACCACCTCGTCGGCGAGTACCGTGCCGAGCGCGAACTCGAAGCCACGAACGAACGGCTTCGGAAACTCTACTCGGGGATCACCGACGCGGTCTTCGCCCTCGACACCGAACGGCGGTTCACCTACGTCAACGGCCGTGCCGAGGAGCTTCTCGGCCAGTCCGAGGAGGAACTGGTCGGCGAGGCGGTCGAGGAGGAGTTCTCGGTACTCGCCAACACCAAGTTCGAGACGGAGGGCAAACGGGCCTACCGCGAGAACGAACCGGTCGAGTTCGAGGAGTACTATCCGCCGCGCGGCGCGTGGCATCGGGTTCGTGCGGTGCCGACCGACGACGGGCTAACGGTCCACCTCAGCGACGTCACCCAGCGGCGGGCACGCGAGCGAGCGGTATAGCGCCGGCAACGGCCCCCGAGCGAAGCCGACCGAGCGGGAACTTTTTGCGCCGAGCGTCCCAACCCGCGCTATGGCACAGACGACCGAGCGGTACGGCGACTGGCCGCTCAAGCGGCTGATGACCGAGGTGGTCGGCTCGGGCCACAAGTCCGCCGACGACATGACCCGCGAGCAGGCGCGCGAGGCGTTCACCCGGATCCTCGACGGCGAACCCGACCACACCACCCTCGGGGCGTTCTGGCTCGCGAATCGCTGGAAGCGCAACACTCCCGAGGAGCTCGCGGCCTACATCGACGTGATGGCCGAGGAGTCGGTCGAGTTCGCCGCCCCCGACTGCGACCCCGTCGATTGCGGCGCGAACTACGATGGAAAAGGCCGTTCGGCGATCCTCGGGGTCGGTGCGGGCCTCGTGGCCGCCGCCGCCGGTACCCCCGTGGTCACCCACTCCGGCGACCGCGTCCCGACCCAGGAGCAGGACGCCTACAAACACGTCCTCGACGAGCTGGGGGTTCGGACGGACCTGGCTCCCGAAGAAAGCGCCGAGATGGTCGACGAGACGGGGTTCGGCTTCTACTACCAGCCTAACTTCAACCCCGGCATCGACGCGATCTCGGAGCGCCGTGCGATGATGGGCGTCCGGACGTTCGTCAACACCATCGAGACCCTCGCGAACCCCGCGGAGGCGAGTGTGCATCTCGGGAGCTTCTATCACCTCCCCTACGCCAAGCGCATCATCGACACCTTCGCCGAGAGCGAGCACTACGAGGTGCCCCGCGTGGTGATGTTCCAGGGGATGGAGGGCTACGACGACATCCGGCCCGGTTCGACGACGGTCGCAGTCGGTGAGGACGGCGACCTCGACGACTTCGAGATCAAGACCGCCGAGTACGGCATGGACTTCGACGCCGAGGACCTCGGGGTCGACGACGTGGCCGCCGACTCCGCGACCATCACCGAGGAGGTGCTCGCGGGCGAGCGCGACGACCAGTTCGCCGACGCGGTCGCGCTCAACGGCGCGTTCCGGATCTACGCCCGCGAGGACTGCGACTCGCTCGACGAGGGGCTCTCGACCGCGCGCGAGGTCATCGCCGACGGCAGCGCCGCGAGCGTGCTCGACGACCTCCGGGACGTCTGAGTTCGTCGACCGAGCGCCTCGATACCCGAAGTCGGCAGGGTTTTCCGCCGCGCGGTGTTTCCCCGAGGCATGACGAACGCGACCCTGCACACGAACCGCGGCGATATCGAGGTCGAACTCTACGACGAGCGCGCGCCGCGCACGGTCGAGAACTTCGTCGGGCTCGCGACCGGCGAGCAGGAGTGGGAGGACGGCGGCGAGACGGTCGAGGAACCGCTCTACGACGACGTGGCCTTCCACCGCGTGATCGAGGGCTTCATGATCCAGGGTGGCGACCCCGACGAGACCGGACGCGGCGGCCCGGGCTACTCCTTCGACGACGAGTTCCACGACGACCTCCGCCACGACTCGGCGGGGGTCCTCTCGATGGCGAACTCCGGCCCGAACACCAACGGCTCGCAGTTCTTCATCACGCTCGACGCCCAGCCCCACCTCGACGACCGCCACGCGGTCTTCGGGAAGGTCACGGACGGGATGGACGTCGTCCGTGAGATCGGCTCGGTCGACACCGACCGCAACGACCAGCCCCAGGAGGAGGTCGTCCTCGAATCCGTCGAAGTCCACGACTGAAGCGGAGCAAAAACGTTAC is drawn from Halococcus salsus and contains these coding sequences:
- the idsA3 gene encoding geranylfarnesyl diphosphate synthase; amino-acid sequence: MSASGAAVVEAVAARRERVNASLSEYLPIGEPERLYRASRHLLDAGGKRLRPAVTLLVAEALTDTEPLGADYQSFPTLGGSGPDEIDLMAAAVSIETIQSFTLIHDDIMDEDDLRRGVPSVHSAFDTETAILAGDTLYAKAFEFMLATGAPPERTVRALSELARTCTRICEGQSLDVAFEHRDDVTTDEYITMVEQKTAVLYAAAARIPAILLGADDETTEALRQYGLDIGRAFQIRDDVLDLTVPSEQLGKQRGSDLVEGKRTAVTLHASEHGVDLDDLVVAETPAAVTEEEVDAAVAELDAAGSIEYARTLSRDLVDRGKSHLEVLPDNEARRLLAGVAEYLIERGY
- a CDS encoding DUF5809 family protein: MHTQGRFSPATAEQAHERYDDLGPTAQTAVREAATAMEFEKDEYDDRVTSEVVERVRNALFASELEVRVGDREEFDDWLADHPDYESHVIGNENVDRVAWHAAPFADTVAAATFANRERAAVETLRRQAFGRIYRDLF
- a CDS encoding DUF5810 domain-containing protein, encoding MGYACPVCETPQADAHHLANHLAFTALLGDDDHEAWLDEHTPGWDEAGEDELAERVLAEAKEVEFPQVFEDTTDDHDHNHDHHDHDEPRPGELFDDEPPMAGGRGPDEGRGPGGEVDPETAEALRKARELTRDDDESE
- a CDS encoding GtrA family protein; translation: MSPSGPLTALRARLDGGGRLSQRALALLSAVRFGKFVSVGVVGAVFDVTTSTVLRELGVFPELAVFIGIEVSIVVMFLLNDVWTFSGERTGGGFARLRRLVRSNLVRTGGILVQLVTFHVLYRIVAVQLTLLGIDGWFVVSKLGGIGLGMVVNYVAESLFTWRVHRGTEDK
- a CDS encoding sugar phosphate nucleotidyltransferase; the protein is MKAIVLAGGYATRLWPITKHRPKMFLPVGDTVVIDRIFEELEADERIEEVYISTNERFAEEFEAHVEERGFEKPTLSIEDTTGEDEKFGAVGALAQLIDRENVDDDLLVVAGDNLLSFSLGDFIDDFEERTEPTIAAYDVGSRERAKSYGLVELDGDRVVDFQEKPEDPNSTLVSIACYAFPADALVLDEYLADDNNPDEPGRFVQWLRGQRDVYAYTFDGAWFDIGTPESYLDTVAWAIDGDSSIASDATVENSEIGSGVHVMPGATVKNSTLEHSVVFPEATVEDCTVRDSILDKHVDVAGVDLTGALVGEHTVIPNDE
- a CDS encoding DUF2298 domain-containing protein codes for the protein MEYGPVALWLVVFLGLGVVALPLAVRLFRGFPDRGATLSIPLSLTVVGVVAYWVGHLSLDAGLVAGLLVLVGLSALSLRGLDRTDFELRRFVGPVVVFAGAFLFVVAIRAVDPAVHPSGGEKFLDFGLLKSLLRTQALPPEDFWFAGEPVQYYYGGHLLTALLMKVTFTPARYAYNLALAGFFGAVVTAAYGLAGAVAAARGRSAPVAGALAAFFVGFASNLETPGRAVLLVLPDGLAQAVAARLDVELAGLAASPGAFSYWDASRVIPGAINEFPLFAWLNGDLHAHMLSTPFLLLAAACWFAYYRTPEAALRRRRLLVFGAVPPIVGLLTVVNTWSFPTSVGVGWLAMTFADSDPRTLVPRVGDRLPTGGSRVEREALRTGVALVVAAVVLVVGIAWSFPFWLDSASGRAVAFLPDRSPLGALLLVHGAFLALFVPYLLDRGRRLLDTATTQAVLVGILGLVAVAWLADAAALALLAPLLVVGWLVLVHRHDTGRSPSSTVTDDRRPTESDGGVRTDADPLPAVGFETVLIVAGVGVLLLVEFVYIQGNAGPGRLNTVFKTYAQVWMLFAVAAGAVGAWLVDAHRPDATAAREALTGRWRLAGRVLVGLVVVLASVYGAFALTAHFTSTESVSQVDDPTIDALAFVSTTHPEEADAIEWLDARPGQPTIVSVPSCYCNDEEALTDYHWVNAPSSLTGVPTVVGWDHEVGYRGEAAYFERVDDVRTIYEGTPAQRARLLDEYDVRYIYVGPNERLAYGDVDFSGLDGVSVEKRWDAVTIYRVNQDQLSA
- a CDS encoding diphthine--ammonia ligase, producing MTEAWVSLFSGGKDSSWALYRALETDLPVERLLTVHPDDGSYMYHVPETRLARLAAESIGIELVEVDPDEAGRGIEESGARGDAELEPLERALRDLTMDGDLAGVTAGAVESEFQTSRIQGMCDRLGIELFAPLWGRDPRELADAMLDAGFEIRVVQVAARGLDESWLGRVLDEEAFDDLQALHEEYGVHVLGEGGEFETLVTDGPHMARPIELDYETEWDGTRGRLRVTDARLG
- a CDS encoding zinc ribbon domain-containing protein, yielding MSRHRAGKRPWLAAVLAVIYPGLGHLYLRRWFRALAWFLLVFLTVQITLPPSALPESGEFSIEAVLAASQALPIEATFALLVLTILNIADAYYLARQRSTEAAGRSEPMETIQGAVGDDSTGDESPDHCPHCGRTTDTDLDFCQWCGEPLDTEPA
- a CDS encoding glycosyltransferase, whose protein sequence is MQRSVGVVVPAYRPDVERLVEYVDRIAERLSPATIRVELDAPRSEVVAALADTPATVATAPYRRGKGRAITAGFEALDTDVLAFADDDGSTPADSFAAVVRPVVEDEADLAVGSRRHPDSPMGHHRTFGRRRLGDAFAWLARRLVEPSLYDYQCGAKAVSRAAWNELREHLYEPGFAWDVELVAIAGALGQRVVEVPVEWHDQPDSTVSPVGTSLALARGVLAARHRAGLIHESRLHGAIDARRAEQSRLVETHGPDRP